A genomic stretch from Polyangium spumosum includes:
- the tpiA gene encoding triose-phosphate isomerase yields the protein MNVARRPLIAGNWKMNAGGQDACSLAMGVVEAARRSARVDVVICPPFTALAAAAHELWESKSAVMLGAQNMHPEPAGAFTGEISASMLKDSGATWVILGHSERRQIFGETDELIERKVAAALRAELRPIACVGETLEERDAGKTLEVVERQTRAFLDELAKRPGVGVIAYEPVWAIGTGKVARPEDAQEVHAMIRGLLASVSEELATSTRILYGGSVKADNAEGLLGQIDVDGALVGGASLDAAGFGKIIDSAERLAEAAERG from the coding sequence GTGAACGTCGCGCGCCGCCCCCTCATCGCGGGCAACTGGAAGATGAACGCCGGTGGCCAGGACGCGTGCAGCCTGGCCATGGGCGTGGTCGAGGCGGCGCGCCGCTCGGCCCGCGTCGACGTCGTGATTTGCCCGCCGTTCACGGCGCTCGCCGCGGCCGCGCACGAGCTCTGGGAGTCGAAGAGCGCGGTCATGCTCGGCGCGCAGAACATGCACCCCGAGCCCGCCGGCGCCTTCACCGGCGAGATCAGCGCGTCGATGTTGAAAGACTCCGGCGCGACCTGGGTGATCCTCGGCCACAGCGAGCGCCGGCAGATCTTCGGCGAGACCGACGAGCTCATCGAGCGCAAGGTCGCCGCGGCCCTGCGCGCCGAGCTCCGCCCGATCGCCTGCGTCGGCGAGACGCTGGAGGAGCGCGACGCAGGAAAGACGCTCGAGGTCGTCGAGCGCCAGACGCGCGCCTTCCTCGACGAGCTCGCCAAGCGCCCGGGCGTCGGGGTCATCGCGTACGAGCCGGTCTGGGCGATCGGGACGGGCAAGGTCGCCCGCCCCGAGGACGCGCAGGAGGTCCACGCCATGATCCGCGGCCTGCTGGCGAGCGTCTCCGAGGAGCTCGCCACGTCCACGCGGATCCTTTACGGCGGCAGCGTGAAGGCCGACAACGCCGAGGGCCTGCTCGGCCAGATCGACGTCGACGGCGCCCTCGTCGGCGGCGCCTCCCTCGACGCGGCTGGCTTCGGCAAGATCATCGACAGCGCCGAGCGGCTGGCGGAAGCGGCGGAACGAGGGTAG
- the secG gene encoding preprotein translocase subunit SecG, with amino-acid sequence MLNVLHVIVCFFLILVVLLQQGRGGGLGSSFGGGAQVFGGRGAGNFMTRLTAICAAIFMLTSMSLAYLSSAGDRELKQFETQQGK; translated from the coding sequence GTGCTGAACGTCCTCCACGTCATCGTTTGTTTCTTCCTGATCCTCGTGGTGCTCCTGCAGCAGGGCCGCGGCGGCGGCCTCGGCTCGTCGTTCGGCGGCGGCGCGCAGGTCTTCGGCGGGCGCGGCGCGGGCAACTTCATGACGCGCCTCACCGCCATCTGCGCCGCGATCTTCATGCTCACCAGCATGTCCCTCGCGTACCTGTCCTCCGCGGGTGACCGCGAGCTCAAGCAGTTCGAGACCCAGCAAGGCAAGTAG
- a CDS encoding glycosyltransferase family 39 protein: MDRKRDLALVALVKTIAVAIVIATGFRAVSDDDFARVVIAQEFAFKPKLDPTGTSWLPFPFWITGAAMLGAGRTLLVARITAFLLGVISAVLVALAAQRLAKNRTAALLGAVLAAAFPWSARLGVATVPELPTAALTLFAMASLVGPRDPRARLFGGLALLGATLSRYDVWPIAAAFAALTTLDALRDADRSFHARDRALYFVGATVAALGPLLWVTWNHFARGNAFDSLDRVAAYRRALGGGDDAPLARLFAYPIAMARHEPELFFALAILLGLAALPTLRASARETLRPYARPLALAVFQLLALSAALVKDGAPTHHPERALLVGLLLCALLVGDLAATLLPRASQKARLGAGVAAALLLVFSLVIVRRWYRGEGFVPRADEVAIGAAARALVPPGERILVEVRDYGHFAVTAALGRPEDVVLDRDLDPRKPAAASSFDAPEGLPRRLEETRARFLLGRTSSPAARELGPPRAVVGPFGLWQYGSH, translated from the coding sequence GTGGATCGCAAGCGCGATCTCGCGCTCGTCGCGCTCGTCAAGACGATCGCCGTGGCGATCGTGATCGCCACCGGCTTCCGCGCGGTCAGCGATGACGATTTCGCGCGCGTCGTCATCGCGCAGGAGTTCGCGTTCAAGCCGAAGCTCGACCCGACCGGCACGAGCTGGTTGCCCTTCCCCTTCTGGATCACGGGCGCCGCGATGCTCGGCGCCGGGCGCACGCTGCTCGTCGCTCGTATCACGGCCTTCCTCCTCGGCGTGATCTCGGCGGTGCTCGTCGCGCTCGCCGCGCAGCGCCTCGCGAAGAACCGCACGGCGGCGCTGCTCGGCGCCGTCCTCGCCGCTGCTTTCCCCTGGAGCGCGCGCCTCGGCGTCGCCACCGTCCCCGAGCTGCCCACCGCGGCGCTCACCCTCTTCGCGATGGCCTCCCTCGTGGGCCCGCGTGACCCGCGCGCGCGCCTCTTCGGCGGCCTCGCGCTGCTCGGCGCCACGCTCTCGCGTTACGACGTCTGGCCCATCGCGGCGGCGTTCGCCGCCCTCACCACCCTCGACGCCCTGCGCGACGCGGACCGCTCCTTCCACGCGCGGGACCGCGCCCTCTACTTCGTCGGGGCGACCGTCGCGGCGCTCGGCCCTCTGCTCTGGGTCACGTGGAACCACTTCGCCCGCGGCAATGCCTTCGACTCCCTCGACCGCGTCGCCGCGTATCGCCGCGCCCTCGGCGGCGGGGACGACGCTCCTCTCGCGCGCCTCTTTGCCTATCCGATTGCCATGGCTCGCCACGAGCCCGAGCTCTTTTTTGCGCTCGCCATTCTCCTCGGGCTCGCCGCGCTGCCGACGCTCCGCGCCTCGGCGCGGGAGACCCTTCGTCCTTACGCTCGCCCGCTCGCCCTCGCCGTCTTCCAGCTCCTCGCGCTCTCGGCGGCGCTCGTCAAGGATGGCGCGCCGACCCATCACCCCGAGCGTGCGCTCCTCGTGGGCCTGCTGCTCTGCGCGCTGCTCGTCGGCGACCTCGCGGCCACCTTGCTCCCTCGCGCGAGCCAAAAGGCTCGCCTCGGCGCGGGCGTGGCGGCGGCCTTGCTCCTCGTCTTCAGCCTCGTCATCGTGCGCCGCTGGTATCGCGGCGAGGGCTTCGTCCCGCGCGCCGACGAGGTCGCCATCGGCGCCGCCGCGCGTGCGCTCGTCCCGCCTGGCGAGCGGATCCTCGTCGAGGTGCGCGATTATGGCCATTTCGCCGTGACCGCTGCGCTCGGCCGCCCCGAGGACGTCGTCCTCGATCGTGACCTCGATCCTCGCAAACCCGCCGCGGCCTCGAGCTTCGACGCCCCCGAGGGCCTCCCGCGCCGCCTCGAAGAGACACGCGCGCGTTTCCTCCTCGGCCGCACCTCGAGCCCTGCCGCGCGTGAGCTCGGCCCGCCGCGCGCCGTCGTTGGGCCGTTCGGGCTCTGGCAGTACGGGAGCCATTGA
- a CDS encoding acyltransferase, whose product MQPPSVHPSAIVDEPSCLGEGTRIWHFCHVMPGARIGRRCVLGQGVFVAGGVVVGDDVRIQNHVSLYEGTIVEDAVFLGPSCVLTNVTNPRAELDRRGLYEKTLIRRGATIGANATIVCGTTVGRYAFVGAGALVTRDVPDYALVTGVPARRTGTMSRHGQKLGRPGPDGVMVCPESGYRYRVEGGIVRCLDLDEEAPLPSGGRAAGKAYLRG is encoded by the coding sequence ATGCAACCACCTTCCGTCCACCCCTCCGCCATCGTCGACGAGCCCTCGTGTCTTGGCGAAGGCACACGAATCTGGCACTTCTGCCATGTCATGCCGGGCGCTCGTATTGGCCGGCGGTGCGTGCTCGGCCAGGGCGTCTTCGTCGCAGGCGGCGTCGTCGTCGGGGACGACGTGCGTATCCAGAACCATGTCTCGCTCTACGAGGGCACGATCGTCGAGGACGCCGTGTTCCTCGGCCCCTCCTGCGTCCTGACGAACGTCACGAACCCGCGCGCGGAGCTCGATCGCCGGGGCCTCTACGAGAAGACCTTGATCCGCCGCGGCGCGACGATCGGCGCAAATGCGACGATCGTGTGCGGCACGACCGTGGGTCGATATGCGTTCGTCGGCGCGGGCGCGCTCGTCACGCGCGACGTCCCTGATTATGCGCTCGTGACCGGCGTCCCTGCGCGGCGGACGGGGACCATGAGCCGGCACGGGCAGAAGCTCGGCCGGCCCGGGCCCGACGGCGTCATGGTTTGTCCCGAGAGTGGATATCGATATCGGGTCGAGGGAGGGATCGTCCGTTGCCTCGACCTCGACGAAGAGGCGCCCTTGCCTTCGGGCGGGCGGGCGGCGGGGAAAGCCTACCTGAGGGGTTGA
- a CDS encoding O-antigen ligase family protein — MRPLVALVALTVAGSALALGGVHARVVALIAPLAFAAAALALRREQERKGSVSLALPAIVATALAAYTLLQAVPLPVALLERIAPSNADVWARALLPFGEAGPRFASLSLDPGATVVEALKWSSYAAIFTASAAVSARRGAATGVATVFLSALAVALVTVVHGLAGSTEVYGFYTPSAPLPPWHVGPLINPNTLAGYLNLGALAGMGLVLMHEPVAPRWLVAAGVAFLVAVDVTSASRGGVIALILGVLLLVLLLRIRAARRGGSGGGAEPSLRWLLGAALLGGALLASLGGTRDTWFELYDKNLDKLSMVLWALPVLREHPIFGIGRGAFESVFPAYRSSPGHVVFAYVENFPAQWLVEWGAPVALAALVLFAWSLAPSRLGALRSRLAASAFAGVVVVLLQNLADLSLEIPAVCYALAVVLGSLWGDRARSRPSRAFAAKAPGRLARLAPAVALVVGLVLAALSLALGHPEVSAERDLIRRKLEATNLADPASHDVLERELHAAMRRHPAEPYFPLIGGLAAYQGKRERALPWLQRTLERGHVNGRAHLLLAQVLASRGARRQALLELRIAASQDSSLVGPAGVFAARISRDFDELLGAAPEGKAGVPMLDELAVQARNLGRAELAARLDAEAITRNPGARGPRVRAAEVVLDALAKGTCDDRERCAREIEAHAAALEAAHPGDFVAERIRAQRLVLEGKSEEAEARLAARCVLVKERASCLRARVEIASRVPGVSRIDAASKDLLAATCLSASACAEAAGFLARIREGRGDTGSALTFFARAAREEPTEARWMALADAASRAGAHAQAADALERAAQKGGMTEVLRKRIAEERAKALGVH, encoded by the coding sequence GTGCGGCCCCTCGTCGCCCTCGTCGCCCTCACCGTCGCTGGCTCCGCGCTCGCCCTCGGCGGCGTGCACGCCCGCGTCGTCGCGCTGATCGCGCCCCTCGCCTTCGCCGCCGCCGCCCTCGCGCTTCGCCGCGAGCAAGAACGCAAGGGCTCGGTCTCGCTCGCCTTGCCTGCGATCGTCGCGACCGCGCTCGCGGCCTACACGCTCCTGCAAGCCGTGCCCCTGCCCGTCGCCCTGCTCGAGCGTATCGCGCCGAGCAACGCCGACGTCTGGGCGCGCGCGCTCCTGCCCTTCGGCGAGGCGGGACCACGCTTCGCGAGCCTCTCGCTCGATCCAGGCGCCACGGTCGTCGAGGCCTTGAAGTGGTCCTCCTACGCCGCGATCTTCACCGCCTCTGCGGCCGTGTCCGCGCGTCGCGGCGCGGCCACCGGCGTCGCCACCGTCTTCCTCTCCGCGCTCGCCGTCGCGCTCGTCACCGTCGTGCACGGCCTCGCGGGCTCGACCGAGGTCTACGGCTTCTACACGCCCTCGGCCCCGCTCCCGCCGTGGCACGTCGGACCTCTCATCAACCCGAACACCCTCGCGGGGTACCTCAACCTCGGCGCGCTCGCGGGCATGGGCCTCGTCCTCATGCACGAGCCCGTCGCCCCGCGCTGGCTCGTCGCCGCGGGCGTCGCGTTCCTCGTCGCCGTGGACGTCACCTCGGCCTCGCGTGGCGGCGTGATCGCCTTGATCCTCGGCGTCCTCTTGCTCGTGCTCCTGCTCCGCATCCGGGCCGCGCGTCGCGGCGGCAGCGGCGGCGGAGCCGAACCCTCGCTCCGCTGGCTGCTCGGCGCGGCGCTGCTCGGCGGCGCGCTGCTCGCCTCGCTCGGCGGCACGCGGGACACATGGTTCGAGCTCTACGACAAGAACCTCGACAAACTCTCGATGGTGCTCTGGGCGCTGCCCGTCCTGCGCGAGCACCCGATCTTCGGCATCGGCCGCGGCGCCTTCGAGAGCGTCTTTCCTGCGTATCGATCGAGCCCCGGGCACGTGGTCTTCGCGTACGTCGAGAACTTCCCGGCGCAGTGGCTCGTCGAGTGGGGCGCGCCCGTCGCGCTCGCGGCGCTCGTCCTCTTCGCGTGGTCACTCGCGCCGTCTCGGCTCGGCGCCCTGCGCAGCCGGCTCGCGGCGTCGGCGTTCGCGGGCGTCGTCGTGGTGCTCCTCCAGAACCTCGCCGACCTCTCGCTGGAGATCCCCGCCGTCTGCTACGCGCTCGCCGTGGTGCTCGGCTCCTTGTGGGGCGATCGCGCGCGATCACGACCGTCACGCGCGTTCGCCGCGAAGGCCCCCGGGAGGCTCGCGCGCCTCGCGCCGGCCGTCGCGCTCGTCGTGGGCCTCGTGCTCGCGGCGCTCTCGCTCGCGCTTGGCCATCCCGAGGTGAGCGCCGAGCGTGACCTCATCCGGAGGAAGCTCGAGGCGACGAACCTCGCGGACCCGGCCTCGCACGACGTGCTCGAGCGCGAGCTCCACGCGGCGATGCGGAGGCACCCGGCCGAGCCGTATTTCCCGCTCATCGGGGGGCTCGCGGCCTACCAGGGCAAACGCGAGCGCGCGCTGCCGTGGCTGCAGCGCACGCTCGAACGAGGCCACGTGAACGGCCGCGCGCACCTCTTGCTCGCGCAGGTCCTCGCGAGCCGCGGCGCGCGGCGGCAGGCCTTGCTCGAGCTCCGGATCGCGGCCTCGCAGGACAGCTCGCTCGTGGGCCCGGCGGGCGTGTTCGCGGCCCGCATCTCGAGAGACTTCGACGAGCTGCTCGGCGCGGCGCCCGAAGGAAAAGCGGGCGTGCCCATGCTCGACGAGCTCGCGGTGCAGGCGCGAAACCTGGGACGAGCCGAGCTCGCCGCGCGCCTCGACGCGGAGGCGATCACGCGAAACCCGGGCGCGCGCGGCCCGCGCGTGCGCGCGGCGGAGGTGGTGCTCGACGCGCTCGCGAAGGGCACGTGTGACGATCGTGAGCGGTGCGCGCGGGAGATCGAGGCGCACGCGGCGGCGCTGGAAGCGGCGCACCCGGGTGATTTCGTGGCGGAGAGGATCCGGGCGCAGCGGCTCGTGCTCGAGGGCAAGAGCGAGGAGGCGGAGGCGCGGCTCGCGGCGCGGTGCGTGCTCGTGAAGGAGCGCGCGTCGTGCTTGCGCGCGCGGGTGGAGATCGCGTCGCGCGTGCCGGGCGTCTCGCGGATCGACGCGGCGAGCAAGGATCTGCTCGCCGCGACGTGTTTGTCGGCGAGCGCGTGCGCGGAGGCGGCGGGATTTTTGGCGCGGATTCGCGAGGGGCGCGGGGACACGGGTTCGGCGCTGACGTTTTTCGCGCGAGCGGCGAGGGAAGAGCCGACGGAGGCGCGGTGGATGGCGCTCGCGGACGCGGCGAGCCGCGCGGGGGCGCACGCGCAGGCGGCGGACGCGCTGGAGCGGGCGGCGCAGAAGGGGGGGATGACGGAGGTGCTCCGGAAGAGGATCGCGGAGGAGCGGGCGAAGGCGCTCGGGGTGCATTAG